The Nostoc sp. NIES-3756 DNA window AGCAGTAACCTGAAAACCTAGTCCAACTTCCACTCAGACAAAGAGTAACATCTGATTGTAAATAGTAAGGCAAACTTTTGGTAAACTCGGTAGCAGAATTTTTAAAGAATTGGCTTGCTTTGACAAGTTGGGCATTTTTTAATGCCCACTTTGGTTGTAGATTCAGCTTTTGAGCCATCATTTTGCTCTCACCCATTCTCGGAAGACTCTATCTGGGCTAATTCCAACCAGCGCTCTGTGGCTGCATCAATTGCTTGCTTTAGCGCTTCTATTTGGTCGTAGAGTTTTTGTACTTGGGTATAATTACCGGGAGGGACATTAGCTAGTGATTGCTCGGCTTGGGCTTTATCTGACTCTAACCCAGCAATTTTACCTTCTAGCTGGTCAAATTCCCGCTTTTCCCAGTTGGAAAGTCTACGGCGTTTTTTGGGTTCTACATCTTTAGTTTGCGATGTAACTTTTGTTTCTGGGGAATTTTTTGTCTTTTCTTTAGTGTTGGCTGTTGTTTGTTGAGATTCTTCGGCTTTTTTGTAATCTAGGTAGACTGAGTAATTACCCGGATATTGTCGCAGGTTGCCACCCTCTTCTAAGGCAAATATTGTGTCAACTGTGCGGTCTAAAAAGTAGCGATCGTGAGATACTACAATAACACAACCGTTAAAGTCTTCTAAGTAATCTTCTAATACTGCTAGTGTTTGCACGTCTAAATCGTTTGTCGGTTCGTCCAGAATCAAGACGTTGGGTGCGCTAATGAGGATACGCAGGAGGAAGAGGCGACGTTTTTCACCACCTGATAATTTATGAATTGGTGCGTACTGCTGATTTCCTGGAAAAAGAAACCTTTCTAACATTTGGGAAGCAGTAATTTTTGTGCCATCGGTTATTTGCACAAATTCCCCCTCTTCTTTAATGTAGTCAATCACGCGCTGATTTTCATCTAAAGCAGAGAGTAATTCCTCTGAATGTTGGTCGAAATAACCGATATGAATGGTGGAACCAATGTCTACATTACCAGAATCGGGGGGTACACGCCCAGTTATGATGTTCATTAAGGTTGACTTACCTGCGCCATTCCCGCCAATGATGCCGATGCGGTCTTCTGGACTAAATTCGTAGGTAAAATCTTTAATTAAGGTGCGTCCATCGTAGGCTTTGGAAATGTTAGTTATGTCAATAACTTTCTTACCAATGCGGCGGCCAACTGTGGAAATATCTACTTTACCCTGAGCTTGTTTAAACTGGGTTTCGCGCATGGCGTGGACGCGCTGAATACGGGCTTTTTGTTTGGTACTTCTGGCTTTGGGGCCGCGTTTGAGCCATTCTAATTCTCGCCGCAATACTCCCTGATGTTTGCGTTGGGTGCTAACGGCTGATTCTTCGGCTAGGGCTTTCTTTTCCAGGTAATATGAGTAGTTACCGGAGTAGCTGTAGATGTCGCCTCTGTCGATTTCGATGATGCGGTTGGTGACTTTATCTAAGAAGTAGCGATCGTGGGTGATGAGGAATAATGCACCACGAAAACGGTTAAGATAGCTTTGTAACCATTCTACAGACAAAGCATCAAGATGGTTTGTTGGCTCATCCATGAGTAAAACATCTGGTTCGGAAAGCAAAGCTGTTGCTAAAGCGATGCGTTTACGATAGCCACCAGATAAACTACCAATGGTTGCGTCAAAATCGGTAATTCCTAATTTGCTGAGGATGATTTTAGCGTTGGTTTCTAACTCCCAAGCGCCAGTTGAGTCCATGCGTTGCATGACAGCAGAAAGGCGAGACATTAACTGACTGTCTTCTGGGTAGTGAGCGAGTTTATCAGATAGTTCTTCATACTCACGTACTAAAGACATTTGTTCGCCACTGTCTGCGAAAATCTGTTCTAAAACTGTGTGGTTTTCATCTAAGTCTGGTTGTTGGGGAAGGTAGATGATTTTGGAACCAGAGTTGGTGATAATTTGTCCGCTATCAACTGGTTCTAGTCCGGCTATCATTTTTAATAAGGTTGATTTGCCAGAACCGTTTGTACCTATTAAGCCAACTTTATCGGTAGCATCTAAGCTAAAGCTAGCATCTTTTAAAATTTCTTTAATTCCAAAGTCTTTTTTTACTGATTGTAGGGTGATGATGCTCATGATTTTAAAAGATACTTTTTAGCCGCGCACAGGCGATAAGACGCAAAGGAAGAAATTAAGAGGTACGTTTATTAGTTTAGCGTACCTCTGTTTATGGCTGGTTTTTAAACGAATAAATCGAGGGGTAGGTGTCCATACATTTCGTTGATTCCTCCTTCGTAATATGATTGGCATGATACTAGAACACCTCGATGATGTCCGGCGTATGAATCGAGGTAACACAAGCCGTTTTTGCCGTTTAATTTGATGTAAACTGGGCCTTCAACTAAGGGTAAATCAATGGGAACTTCATAGCCTAAAGCATGAGAATAAGTTCTCATGGCAAGTAGTCCTTCTGCGGCTGTGTCGGCGCAAATTCCGAGTATTTGATAGTCGGAAAGTTTGGTGATGAAAATTAAAGCGCGACGCACAGATTCTTTTTCTGATGGCTTAAGAATTGGGGCAATATCTAAGCAGTTAAATTTGTTGAGGACTTTTTTTGCGTCGGCGATGGTAAGATTAGGATGATTGGGAATTGTCATAGATTACTTAATTATGAACTGTGGTTGTGTTTGTGTGCGAGTAGGCAAATTACAACTTAATTTTGGGTGTTTCCCAGGTTGAAAATGAAGGGGACAGTATTTGGAGATTCTCCACCCATCACCAGCACTCTTGGCATTTGAGCGCCTCCAGTTTTCCACGCTTCTATGGCTTCTTTTTGCAGCACTAATTGCCCTCCTTGGGCTTTGAGCGTTTCTGCTAAAAGTCTTTGAGCTTCTGCTTTCCCTTTGGCTCGATTAATTTCTGCTTGGGCTTCTTGTTCAGCTTCTCGCGCTACATAAACGGCTCTTTGGGCGCGTTGTTCGGCGATTTGTTTTTCTTCTACGGCTCTAGCAAATTCAGGCGAGAAAGTCAAGTCAACGACGCTAGTATCTAATACTATGATTCCATATTTATCTAAGCGATCGCCTAACGCATTATCGAAGTCTTCCTTTAATTCACTACGTTTAGTAATTGCTTCTTCTACTGTTCTTCTCGCAGCAGCAATTTTAAATGCTTCTTGCGTCTGGGGCGCGATAATTTTTGAGACAATATTCTCTAAGGTTCCTTGCTTTCTTCTCACATCAACTACCTGAATGGGATCAAGACGAAAGTTAATGGCAAATCTAGCAGACAAATTTTGCAAGTCCTTAGTAGAACTTTCTGCTGGCACTTCAAACTTTTGTACAGTTAAATCATACACATCAATTACCGAGATGAAAGGCGGTTTCAAGTGAATACCCTCCATTAAAGCACCATCCCTAGCCTTACCTAAGATACTCAGCACCCCCGCTTGTCCTGGGTTGATAATAATAAAGGAATTTAACCCAACAATCACTAAAATTGCCACTAAAATTCCTAACGCAGTAGTTTGCCAATTGTCTTTAGTCATTAGTCATTAGTCCATAGTCATTAGTCCATAGTCCATAGTCCATTTCTTCCCTTTCTCCCCCCACTCCCTCATCTCCCTCATCTCCCTCATCTCCCCCCACTCCCCACCATGTGGTAATATCAGATGCACACAACTTTCAACGGCTGTGGCTATAGCATCTCCATCTCAACGGGTATTAAAAAGGCGTAGACATTCGGTTCATCCCCTCCAGCGCCTGTTTGACTACGGATACCAGTATCGTCAACAAATTTGGTTGGCGACTGGTTGCTCGATTTTAAACAAAATTTTTGATTTGGCTCCACCTGCTTTAATTGGTATTGCGGTGGATGTTGTGGTTAAGC harbors:
- a CDS encoding ABC-F family ATP-binding cassette domain-containing protein, with the protein product MSIITLQSVKKDFGIKEILKDASFSLDATDKVGLIGTNGSGKSTLLKMIAGLEPVDSGQIITNSGSKIIYLPQQPDLDENHTVLEQIFADSGEQMSLVREYEELSDKLAHYPEDSQLMSRLSAVMQRMDSTGAWELETNAKIILSKLGITDFDATIGSLSGGYRKRIALATALLSEPDVLLMDEPTNHLDALSVEWLQSYLNRFRGALFLITHDRYFLDKVTNRIIEIDRGDIYSYSGNYSYYLEKKALAEESAVSTQRKHQGVLRRELEWLKRGPKARSTKQKARIQRVHAMRETQFKQAQGKVDISTVGRRIGKKVIDITNISKAYDGRTLIKDFTYEFSPEDRIGIIGGNGAGKSTLMNIITGRVPPDSGNVDIGSTIHIGYFDQHSEELLSALDENQRVIDYIKEEGEFVQITDGTKITASQMLERFLFPGNQQYAPIHKLSGGEKRRLFLLRILISAPNVLILDEPTNDLDVQTLAVLEDYLEDFNGCVIVVSHDRYFLDRTVDTIFALEEGGNLRQYPGNYSVYLDYKKAEESQQTTANTKEKTKNSPETKVTSQTKDVEPKKRRRLSNWEKREFDQLEGKIAGLESDKAQAEQSLANVPPGNYTQVQKLYDQIEALKQAIDAATERWLELAQIESSENG
- a CDS encoding DUF1824 family protein, yielding MTIPNHPNLTIADAKKVLNKFNCLDIAPILKPSEKESVRRALIFITKLSDYQILGICADTAAEGLLAMRTYSHALGYEVPIDLPLVEGPVYIKLNGKNGLCYLDSYAGHHRGVLVSCQSYYEGGINEMYGHLPLDLFV
- a CDS encoding prohibitin family protein, translating into MTKDNWQTTALGILVAILVIVGLNSFIIINPGQAGVLSILGKARDGALMEGIHLKPPFISVIDVYDLTVQKFEVPAESSTKDLQNLSARFAINFRLDPIQVVDVRRKQGTLENIVSKIIAPQTQEAFKIAAARRTVEEAITKRSELKEDFDNALGDRLDKYGIIVLDTSVVDLTFSPEFARAVEEKQIAEQRAQRAVYVAREAEQEAQAEINRAKGKAEAQRLLAETLKAQGGQLVLQKEAIEAWKTGGAQMPRVLVMGGESPNTVPFIFNLGNTQN